From one Thermanaeromonas sp. C210 genomic stretch:
- a CDS encoding HDIG domain-containing metalloprotein has translation MQREQALELLQKHISTPNLLKHCLAVEAVMRALARHLGEDEDKWGLAGLLHDIDYEATKDDPHRHSLVGGDMLEQEGMEPEIVYAVKAHNEIHGLPREDRLSQALYATDPLTGLIVAAALIRPEKKLAPVDVPFLLNRYQEKSFARGAKREQIAACRELGLSLEEFLRIGLEAMKGIAGELGL, from the coding sequence TTGCAGCGAGAACAAGCCCTCGAACTTCTACAGAAACACATCAGTACCCCCAATCTCCTCAAACACTGCCTGGCGGTAGAGGCGGTCATGAGGGCCTTGGCCCGGCACCTGGGGGAAGACGAAGACAAATGGGGTCTGGCCGGGCTTCTCCACGATATCGACTATGAGGCAACTAAAGACGATCCCCACCGCCACAGCCTGGTGGGGGGAGACATGCTGGAGCAGGAAGGGATGGAACCGGAAATCGTCTACGCCGTCAAGGCCCATAACGAGATCCACGGCCTGCCTCGGGAAGACCGGTTGAGTCAAGCCCTTTACGCCACCGATCCCCTGACCGGGCTGATTGTGGCTGCGGCCCTCATCCGGCCGGAGAAAAAACTGGCTCCCGTGGATGTACCTTTTCTCCTGAACCGCTACCAGGAGAAATCCTTCGCCCGGGGGGCTAAACGCGAACAGATCGCCGCCTGCCGGGAGCTGGGACTATCCCTGGAAGAGTTCTTGCGCATAGGCCTGGAAGCCATGAAGGGCATAGCCGGTGAATTAGGGCTATGA